A window from Carassius gibelio isolate Cgi1373 ecotype wild population from Czech Republic chromosome B3, carGib1.2-hapl.c, whole genome shotgun sequence encodes these proteins:
- the LOC127953609 gene encoding 1-phosphatidylinositol 4,5-bisphosphate phosphodiesterase delta-3-A isoform X2: protein MLQGSKMIKVRSQRWRKDRSLKLLEDCVTVWCESSKASRKSKKKQTFCVTEVECVREGCQSECLRRMVGLVPETHCFTVVFRGGRKSLDLCCSTQDEAERWVRGLRTLKDCVSNMSQKEKLDHWIRGYLRCADQNQDGKMSYDEVKHLLQLINIDLNEQYARTLFKKCDRSGDGRLDHVEIEEFCRELMRRPELDAVFRHYSSNGCVLTTMELRDFLGDQGEDASLAHAKTLIHTYELNDWARKNLFMTQNGFTMYMLSKENDVFNPDHAHVHQDMSQPLGHYYISSSHNTYLTKDQVTSASSTEPYIRALHQGCRCVELDCWDGDKGEPMIYHGHTLTSKVLFKEVIETIAQYAFKTSPYPLILSLENHCSVEQQAVMAQHLRSILGKKLLRKPLNDLPLKDLPSPEELMGRILLKGKKLGVLLGKTESWTSFSYSSDEESTAKKDPGRSVSTKLSPELSDLVVYCQSVPFSGFETACQRPPSMMSSFSENEALKLIKDSGKLFVRHNSRQLSRVYPSGQRLQSSNYDPQDMWNGGCQMVALNFQTPGEQMDLNQGRFLPNGRCGYVLKPDFLRHPKSNFDPENTGGGPGHIPTQLIIRVISAQQLPKINTDNPNSIVDPQVWVEIHGVSIDKARAKTQRIDNNGFNPRWDCTVNFQLQVPELALVRFVVEDHDYKSKNDFIGQFTIPFTSLRTGYRHVHLLKADGSSLSPATLFIHVKVLRRGVPIKTVSERKGKA from the exons TCTGTGTGACGGAGGTGGAGTGTGTGCGGGAGGGCTGTCAGTCGGAGTGTCTGCGACGAATGGTAGGTCTGGTTCCAGAAACCCACTGCTTCACTGTGGTCTTCCGTGGAGGAAGGAAAAGCCTGGATCTGTGCTGCTCTACACAGGATGAAGCAGAGCGCTGGGTTCGAGGCCTGCGCACACTTAAGGACTGTGTTTCCAACATGAGCCAGAAAGAAAAGCTGGACCA TTGGATTCGTGGCTATCTGAGATGTGCGGATCAGAATCAGGATGGGAAGATGAGCTACGATGAGGTGAAACATCTGCTACAGCTGATCAACATTGACCTGAACGAACAGTATGCACGTACACTCTTTAAG AAGTGTGATCGCTCTGGTGATGGCCGGCTGGATCACGTGGAGATAGAGGAGTTCTGCCGTGAGCTGATGCGCAGGCCAGAATTGGACGCGGTGTTCAGGCATTATTCCAGTAATGGTTGTGTGCTCACCACCATGGAGCTGAGGGATTTTCTTGGGGACCAGGGCGAAGACGCATCACTGGCCCATGCAAAGACTCTTATCCACACCTATGAGCTCAACGACTGGG CCCGGAAGAATCTGTTCATGACCCAGAACGGTTTCACCATGTACATGCTCTCGAAAGAGAATGATGTGTTTAACCCGGATCACGCTCATGTGCATCAGGACATGAGCCAACCGCTGGGGCACTACTACATCTCTTCTTCTCATAATACATACCTCACCAAAGACCAGGTGACGAGTGCCAGCAGCACCGAGCCTTATATCAG aGCTCTGCATCAGGGCTGTCGCTGTGTTGAGCTGGACTGCTGGGACGGTGATAAAGGAGAGCCCATGATCTACCACGGACACACACTCACCTCCAAAGTGCTCTTTAAAGAAGTCATTGAGACCATCGCTCAGTACGCCTTCAAG ACATCTCCGTATCCTCTGATCTTGTCCCTGGAGAATCACTGCTCAGTGGAGCAGCAGGCGGTCATGGCGCAGCACCTTCGCTCTATTCTGGGAAAGAAGCTCCTGAGAAAGCCGCTCAATGACCTGCCCCTCAAAGACCTGCCCTCACCTGAG GAGCTGATGGGACGGATCCTGCTGAAGGGGAAGAAGTTAGGAGTTCTGCTGGGGAAGACTGAAAGCTGGACTAGCTTCTCGTATAGCTCAGATGAAGAGTCTACTGCAAAAAAAGATCCTGGGAGG TCTGTGAGCACTAAACTGAGTCCAGAGCTGTCAGATCTGGTGGTGTACTGTCAGAGTGTGCCCTTCAGTGGTTTCGAGACGGCCTGCCAGAGACCTCCTAGCATGATGTCCTCTTTCTCTGAGAATGAGGCGCTCAAACTCATCAAAGACTCAG GGAAGCTGTTTGTTCGTCACAACAGTCGGCAGCTGAGCAGGGTTTACCCATCAGGCCAGAGGTTACAGTCCTCCAACTACGACCCCCAGGACATGTGGAACGGAGGCTGCCAGATGG TGGCTCTGAACTTCCAGACCCCAGGAGAGCAGATGGACCTGAACCAGGGCCGCTTTCTGCCCAACGGCCGCTGCGGATATGTGCTCAAGCCTGACTTCCTGCGTCACCCAAAGTCTAACTTTGACCCTGAGAACACGGGTGGAGGACCAGGACATATACCCACACAGCTTATCATACGG GTGATCTCGGCCCAGCAACTTCCTAAAATCAACACAGACAATCCCAACTCCATTGTGGACCCACAGGTCTGGGTGGAGATCCATGGAGTTTCCATCGATAAGGCTCGTGCAAAAACCCAGCGCATCGACAACAATG GTTTCAACCCTCGTTGGGACTGTACTGTGAACTTTCAGCTGCAGGTGCCTGAACTGGCCTTGGTGCGTTTTGTGGTGGAAGATCACGACTACAAATCCAAGAATGATTTCATTGGCCAGTTCACCATCCCTTTCACCAGCCTACgaacgg GTTATCGTCATGTTCACCTGCTAAAAGCTGACGGCTCCAGTCTGTCTCCTGCCACCCTCTTCATCCATGTCAAGGTGCTACGGCGAGGGGTTCCTATTAAAACCGTTTCTGAGCGGAAAGGCAAGGCCTGA